Proteins encoded in a region of the Globicephala melas chromosome 1, mGloMel1.2, whole genome shotgun sequence genome:
- the CATSPER4 gene encoding cation channel sperm-associated protein 4, translating to MAHNQRTWWQHWTDTTYINPLNRMRAAHEPYLRPEEQVLVNRRDITSSKDAWDMQEFITRMYVKELLRHPAFHLLLAVLLVVNAITIALRTNSVLDQKHYELFSTIDDIVLTILICELLLGWLNGFWIFWKDGWNILNFLIIFILLLGFFVNELSAISITYTLRVLRLVHVCMAVEPLARIIRVILQSVPDMAYIMALILFFMLVFSVFGVTLFGAFVPMHFRNMQVALYTLFICITQDGWVDIYSNFQMETREYAVEIGGAIYFAIFITISAFIGINLLVVVVTTNLEQMIKAGEQGQQHQIVFSETGSEEGNGNNELPLVHCVVARLETSGVPQEPFMGGLPTNLSENTFDNFCLVLEAIQENLMQYKEIRDELNTIVDEVRSIRFNQEQEEELMHRHLSWSPSRASGSSIATREMTCQQDLITALVNREKVQESNTNVLLNKHKLSR from the exons ATGGCGCATAACCAGAGGACCTGGTGGCAGCACTGGACTGACACCACCTATATCAATCCTTTGAACCGCATG AGGGCCGCTCACGAGCCCTACCTCCGGCCAGAGGAGCAAGTGCTCGTCAACCGCCGAGATATCACTAGCAGTAAG gaTGCCTGGGACATGCAGGAGTTCATCACTCGCATGTATGTCAAGGAGCTGCTCCGACACCCGGCCTTCCACCTGCTGCTGGCCGTGCTGCTGGTGGTCAACGCCATCACCATTGCTCTCCGCACCAACTCCGTTCTTGACCAG AAACACTATGAGTTGTTCTCTACCATAGATGACATTGTGCTGACTATCCTTATCTGTGAACTTCTCCTCGGCTGGTTAAATGGCTTCTGGATTTTCTGGAAG GACGGCTGGAACATCCTCAACTTCCTTATCATCTTTATCTTGCTCCTGGGGTTCTTCGTTAATGAACTCAGTGCCATCTCTATCACCTACACCCTCAG GGTACTTCGTCTGGTGCACGTGTGCATGGCAGTGGAACCCCTGGCCCGGATCATCCGTGTCATCCTGCAGTCAGTGCCCGACATGGCCTACATCATGGCGCTCATCCTCTTCTTCATGCTG GTGTTCTCAGTATTCGGGGTCACTCTCTTTGGTGCATTCGTGCCCATGCATTTCCGGAACATGCAGGTTGCCCTGTATACCCTCTTCATCTGCATCACCCAGGATGGCTGGGTGGACATCTACAGTAACTTTCA GATGGAGACAAGGGAGTACGCAGTGGAGATTGGGGGCGCCATCTACTTTGCCATCTTCATCACCATCAGTGCCTTCATTGGCATCAACCTGTTGGTCGTCGTGGTCACCACCAATCTGGAGCAAATGATAAAGGCAGGCGAACAGGGGCAACAGCATCAAATAGTCTTCAGTGAG acAGGCAGCGAGGAGGGAAATGGGAATAACGAGCTGCCGCTGGTGCACTGTGTGGTCGCCCGTTTGGAGACATCTGGCGTCCCCCAGGAGCCGTTTATGGGGGGCCTCCCGACGAACCTCTCAGAAAACACATTCGACAACTTCTGCTTGGTGCTCGAGGCAATACAGGAGAACCTGATGCAGTACAAGGAGATCCGAGATGAGCTCAACAC GATAGTGGACGAAGTACGCTCCATCCGCTTCAACCAGGAACAGGAGGAGGAGCTGATGCACAGGCACTTGTCGTGGAGCCCGTCGAGGGCAAGCGGGTCCTCCATAGCCACCCGTGAGATGACTTGCCAGCAAGACTTGATCACTGCGCTCGTCAACAGGGAAAAG GTTCAGGAATCCAACACAAATGTACTCCTTAACAAACACAAGTTGAGCCGCTGA
- the CNKSR1 gene encoding connector enhancer of kinase suppressor of ras 1: protein MEPVATWTPGKVAAWLRGLDDSLEDYHFEDWELPGKYLLQLCPRSLEALTVWPLGHQELILEGVEQLRALSSGLQSENLQSLTEGLLEGIRVFQSLVQGRLGGCAEPPADVLSAAMELVHEARSLLFWLNRYLFSHLNDFSSCQEIGELCGELGQALQEDCPAAEKESKVLRISSHVAGICHNILSCSPEELLEQKAVLQHVPLDDPSGLEIYTTSNCLHFVSRVGTQVPTDSRLQILPGDEIVQINEQVVVGWPHKNVVRELLREPDGVSLVLKKVPVPETPSQTPPQAPGPPRPVSPSLASALPSPRAPSEDVFASDLTSNPSLGPSPAAWTASTSLDPEPLPSPHAPSATLLAGVADAPEPPEHPDKSPVPGRKKSKGVATQLSRRRVSCRELGRPDCDGWLLLRKVPGGFMGPRWRRCWFVLTGHTLYWYRQPQDEKAEGLINVSNYSLESGQDQKKKYVFQLTHNVYKPFIFAADTLTDLSMWVRHLITCISKYRSPGRAPLPREEDCYSETEAEDPDDEAGSCSASPSPAQAGSSLHGDTSPVAALTQGSPRTSFGSPTDSSEGALEGMVRGLRLGGVSFLGRPQPLTHEQWRSSFMRRNRDPQLNERAHRVRALQSTLKAKLQELQALEEVLGDPELTGEKFRRWKEQNQELYSEGLGACGVERAEGSSQVPNSDSREPSSHPPPSQPEEHSCLCPLTPESDL, encoded by the exons ATGGAGCCAGTAGCGACCTGGACCCCCGGGAAGGTGGCGGCTTGGCTgagag GCCTCGATGATTCCCTGGAGGACTATCACTTTGAGGACTGGGAGCTGCCTGGCAAGTACCTGCTCCAGCTCTGCCCCCGAAGCCTGGAAGCGCTAACTGTGTGGCCTCTGGGCCACCAGGAGCTCATCCTGGAAGGGGTGGAACAGCTCCGGGCCCTG AGCTCCGGGCTACAGTCAGAGAACCTGCAGAGCCTGACAGAGGGGCTGCTGGAGGGGATCCGGGTATTCCAGAGCTTAGTCCAAGGTCGCCTGGGGGGCTGTGCTGAGCCTCCTGCAGATGTCCTCAGCGCGGCCATGGAGCTGGTGCATGAGGCCCGTTCCCTCCTCTTCTGGCTCAACAG GTACCTCTTCTCCCACTTAAATGACTTCTCATCCTGCCAGGAGATTGGGGAATTGTGCGGGGAGCTGGGCCAGGCCTTGCAGGAG GACTGTCCAGCGGCTGAGAAGGAGAGCAAAGTCTTGAGGATT AGCAGCCACGTGGCCGGGATCTGCCACAACATCCTGAGCTGCAGCCCAGAGGAGCTGCTGGAGCAGAAGGCCGTGCTACAGCACGTGCCGCTGGACGATCCTTCG GGCCTGGAGATCTACACCACCAGCAACTGCCTGCACTTTGTGTCTCGAGTGGGCACCCAG GTCCCCACTGATTCCCGGCTGCAGATCCTGCCTGGAGACGAGATTGTCCAGATCAATGAGCAAGTggtg GTGGGCTGGCCCCATAAAAACGTGGTGAGGGAGCTGCTCCGGGAGCCAGACGGGGTCAGCTTAGTGCTGAAGAAGGTCCCAGTGCCGGAGACACCCTCACAG ACCCCTCCTCAGGCCCCAGGCCCCCCACGCCCAGTGAGCCCATCGCTGGCTTCGGCCCTGCCGTCTCCCAG GGCCCCATCGGAAGATGTCTTCGCCTCCGACCTGACTTCAAACCCAAGTCTAGGACCCAGCCCTGCTGCCTGGACAG CCTCGACCTCCCTTGACCCggagcccctgcccagcccccatgCACCCTCAGCCACACTCCTAGCTGGGGTAGCAGATGCTCCAGAGCCCCCAGAACACCCTGACAAG AGTCCTGTCCCTGGCCGCAAGAAATCAAAAG GCGTGGCGACGCAGCTGAGCCGCCGGCGGGTGTCCTGCCGGGAGCTGGGCCGGCCTGACTGTGACGGCTGGCTCCTGCTGCGCAAGGTGCCCGGGGGCTTCATGGGCCCGCGCTGGCGCCGCTGCTGGTTTGTGCTCACGGGACACACGCTCTACTGGTACCGCCAGCCCCAG GATGAGAAGGCTGAGGGCCTCATCAATGTCTCCAACTACAGTCTGGAAAGTGGACAAgatcagaagaaaaaata tgTGTTCCAGCTCACCCATAACGTGTACAAACCCTTCATCTTCGCTGCTGATACCCTGACGGACCTGAGCAT GTGGGTGCGCCATCTCATAACCTGCATTTCCAAGTACCGGTCTCCAGGCCGTGCCCCCTTGCCCCGAGAGGAAG ACTGCTACAGTGAGACGGAAGCAGAAGACCCCGACGATGAGGCTGGATCCTGCTCAGCCTCG CCCAGCCCGGCCCAAGCTGGGAGTTCCCTCCACGGAGACACATCACCTGTGGCCGCCCTCACGCAGGGCAGCCCACGGACCTCCTTCGGCTCTCCGACAG ACAGCAGCGAAGGGGCCCTGGAAGGAATGGTACGGGGGCTGAGGCTGGGTGGCGTGTCCTTCCTGGGCAGGCCGCAGCCCCTCACTCACGAGCAATGGCGGAGCTCTTTCATGCGGCGCAACCGAGACCCCCAGCTGAATGAGCGAGCGCACCGCGTGCGGGCGCTGCAGAGCACGCTCAAG GCAAAGCTGCAGGAGCTGCAGGCCCTGGAGGAGGTGCTAGGCGACCCCGAGCTCACTGGGGAGAAATTCCGCAGGTGGAAGGAGCAGAACCAGGAGCTCTACTCAGAGGGCCTGGGGGCCTGCGGAGTGGAGCGGGCTGAGGGCAGCTCCCAAGTCCCGAACTCTGACTCCAGGGAACCgtcttcccaccccccaccctctcAGCCTGAGGAGcactcctgcctctgccccctgACCCCAGAGAGTGACCTCTGA